The following coding sequences are from one Anguilla anguilla isolate fAngAng1 chromosome 12, fAngAng1.pri, whole genome shotgun sequence window:
- the slc19a3a gene encoding thiamine transporter 1 — MDALRRLQAGWGYPTVLLCVYGFFSTIKPLEPFLIPYLTGPDKNLTTEQVANQIFPVWTYSYLVILLPVFLLTDYLRYKPVIVFQCANLLATTVMLLWAEGVAAMQAMQFLYGMVTATEVAYFSYIYSVVDLQHYRKATSYCRSVQLLGYTLGAVLGQALVSSSLMSYHNILIMTLVMTCVALATSLFLPMPQRSVFFHRQDSRAAATQPSAASTPPNTLEEEEEKGAGGSGPPETAKGAAEVPLQKSAKGCLRVVRHLWRDCRQCYSGSLLCWSVWWALATCGYNQTVNYVQVLWEHVQPSQNFTIYNGGVEALSNLFGAASASAVGFVQVNWAAWGELALGSCSALGAAALFLMTFMGSIWVCYAGYVIFKSLYMLLITIAMFQIAAELSMERYALIFGVNTFGALVLQTVLTAVVVDSRGLGLDIVPQFTIYGSYFSTIAAIFLLRGLYGQVKRCRGHAHSSPEGEAA, encoded by the exons ATGGACGCTCTCAGGAGGCTACAAGCCGGGTGGGGGTATCCCACAGTTCTACTGTGCGTCTATGGTTTCTTCAGTACCATCAAACCACTGGAGCCTTTCCTCATCCCGTACCTGACGGGCCCAGACAAGAACCTCACGACAGAACAG GTGGCCAATCAGATCTTCCCTGTGTGGACATACTCCTACCTGGTCATCCTGCTGCCCGTTTTCCTTCTCACAGACTACCTGCGCTACAAACCTGTCATTGTGTTCCAGTGCGCAAACCTGCTCGCTACCACAGTCATGCTACTGTGGGCGGAAGGCGTGGCCGCCATGCAGGCCATGCAGTTCCTCTACGGCATGGTGACGGCCACCGAGGTGGCGTACTTCTCCTACATCTACAGCGTGGTGGACCTGCAGCACTACCGGAAGGCCACGTCCTACTGCCGCAGCGTCCAGCTGCTGGGCTACACCCTGGGGGCCGTGCTGGGCCAGGCTCTGGTCAGTTCCAGCCTCATGTCCTATCACAACATCCTCATCATGACCCTGGTGATGACCTGTGTCGCCCTGGCAACCTCCCTCTTCCTGCCAATGCCACAGAGGAGCGTGTTTTTCCACCGTCAGGACAGTAGGGCAGCGGCGACCCAGCCCTCGGCTGCAAGCACGCCCCCGAACAccctggaggaagaggaggagaaaggggcAGGGGGAAGTGGACCTCCTGAGACGGCCAAAGGGGCGGCGGAGGTTCCCCTGCAGAAGAGCGCGAAAGGCTGCCTTCGGGTCGTGCGGCACCTGTGGAGGGACTGTCGGCAGTGCTACTCCGGGTCACTGCTGTGCTGGTCTGTCTGGTGGGCTCTGGCCACCTGCGGCTACAACCAGACCGTCAACTACGTGCAGGTCCTGTGGGAGCACGTGCAGCCATCGCAGAACTTCACCATCTACAACGGCGGGGTGGAGGCGCTGTCTAACCTGTTTG GGGCAGCCTCGGCCTCCGCCGTGGGCTTCGTCCAGGTGAACTGGGCGGCCTGGGGGGAGCTGGCCCTGGGTTCCTGCTCCGCCCTGGGGGCGGCTGCCCTCTTCCTCATGACCTTCATGGGCTCCATCTGGGTGTGCTACGCTGGCTACGTCATCTTCAAAAGCCTCTACATGCTGCTGATCACCATAGCGAT GTTCCAGATTGCGGCAGAGCTCTCCATGGAGAGGTACGCTCTGATCTTCGGGGTCAACACCTTCGGCGCTCTGGTGCTGCAGACCGTTCTCACAGCGGTGGTGGTGGACAGCCGGGGGCTGGGCCTGGACATCGTCCCACAG TTCACCATTTATGGGAGTTACTTCTCCACCATCGCAGCCATATTCCTACTGAGGGGCCTGTACGGCCAGGTGAAAAGATgcagaggccacgcccacagctCTCCTGAAGGAGAGGCTGCCTGA
- the daw1 gene encoding dynein assembly factor with WDR repeat domains 1: MKLKRFLLRYYPPGIILEFEKGGELKTKSIDLLDLSPDTDAEGLIAEIRRTEPLITASRANQVKHLILRLQEKLGQQEDRRFYLFKALQAHILPLTNVAFNKSGSSFITGSYDRTCKIWDTVSGEELHTLEGHRNVVYAIAFNNPYGDKIATGSFDKTCKLWSAETGKCYHTFRGHTAEIVCLAFNPQSTMLATGSMDTTAKLWDIQTGEEVATLNGHSAEVIALSFNTSGDRLVTGSFDHTVSLWDVPSARRIHTLIGHRGEISSVQFNWNCSLIVTGSMDKTSKIWDAHSGKCVSTLAGHEDEVLDVCFDLTGQLIATASADGTARVYRAASGECTARLEGHEGEISKICFNPQGSRVLTASADKTARLWDTSSGVCLQVLEGHTDEIFSSAFNYEGDTIITGSKDNTCRIWR, encoded by the exons ATGAAGCTGAAAAGGTTTCTTCTTAGATATTATCCTCCAG GAATAATATTGGAGTTTGAGAAAGGGGGAGAACTGAAGACTAAATCTATTGATCTGCTGGACCTTTCTCCTGA CACGGATGCAGAGGGGTTAATAGCAGAGATCAGGAGGACAGAACCACTCATCACCGCCTCCCGCGCCAATCAGGTCAAACATCTGATCCTTCGGCTGCAGGAGAAATTGGGCCAACAGGAGGACCGCAGGTTCTACCTCTTCAAG gcactgcaggcTCACATCCTGCCGCTGACGAATGTTGCCTTCAATAAATCAGGGTCAAG tTTCATCACTGGCAGCTATGATAGAACCTGTAAAATATGGGACACAGTGTCGGGGGAGGAGCTGCACaccctggagggccacaggaaTGTGGTGTACGCCATTGCCTTCAACAATCCCTACGG AGACAAGATTGCCACGGGATCCTTCGATAAGACATGCAAGCTATGGAGTGCAGAGACGGGCAAATGCTATCACACCTTCCGCGGGCACACTGCTGAAATC GTATGTCTGGCTTTTAACCCCCAGAGCACCATGTTGGCCACTGGCAGCATGGACACCACAGCCAAGCTGTGGGACATCcagacaggagaggaggtggCCACGCTAAAC GGCCACTCAGCTGAAGTCATCGCTCTGTCCTTTAACACGTCGGGTGACCGGCTGGTCACAGGCTCCTTTGACCATACCGTGTCCCTGTGGGACGTCCCGTCAGCCAG gCGCATCCACACTCTGATAGGCCACAGAGGGGAGATCAGCAGTGTGCAGTTTAACTGGAACTGCTCCCTCATTGTCACTGGATCCATGGACAAGACCTCCAAG ATATGGGACGCGCACAGCGGGAAGTGCGTATCGACGCTGGCGGGCCATGAAGACGAGGTGCTGGACGTCTGCTTCGACCTCACCGGCCAGCTCATCGCCACGGCGTCCGCTGATG GCACAGCCAGGGTGTACAGGGCGGCGTCGGGCGAGTGCACCGCCAGACTGGAGGGACACGAGGGCGAGATCTCTAAG ATCTGTTTTAACCCCCAGGGCAGTAGAGTTCTCACCGCCAGCGCCGACAAGACCGCGCGGCTGTGGGACACGAGTTCCGGCGTCTGCCTGCAGGTCCTGGAAGGACACACTGATGAAATCTTCTCCTCTGCCTTCAACTATGAGGGTGACACCATTATTACAG GCAGTAAGGACAACACCTGCCGAATCTGGCGCTGA